In a genomic window of Scyliorhinus torazame isolate Kashiwa2021f chromosome 5, sScyTor2.1, whole genome shotgun sequence:
- the LOC140418556 gene encoding uncharacterized protein isoform X2, whose protein sequence is MEKGGESGQIAVDPLEQRQRRQAKTKMASEGGSLTWGPEQQEFLKCCVEEIKKEMKKELLAPILQAIEGLKEEQKTQERELRVVKAKAAENEDDIQGLVVKTETQEARQKRCVERLEALENDARRNNLRILGLPEGVEGADVGAYVSMMLHSLMGAEAPAGPLEVEGAYRVMARGPRAGEISRAIVVRFLRFKDREMVLRWAKKTRSSKWEKAVIRVYQDWSAEVARRRASFNRAKAVLHKKKIKFGMLQPARMWVTYRGRHHYFETADEAWTFIVEEKLE, encoded by the coding sequence atggaaaaaggaggagagagtggccagattgcagtggatcctttagaacagcggcaaagaaggcaagcaaaaaccaagatggcgtcggaaggtggcagtttaacatggggccctgaacaacaagagttcttgaaatgctgtgtggaagagatcaaaaaggaaatgaagaaagagctgttggccccgatactacaggcgatcgaagggctaaaggaggaacaaaagacgcaggagcgggagcttcgggtcgtgaaggcaaaggcagccgagaatgaggacgatatacagggcctggtggtgaagacggagacgcaggaggcacgtcagaaacgatgtgtggaaaggttggaggcactggaaaacgacgcaaggaggaacaacctgaggattcttggtcttcctgaaggtgtggagggagcggacgtcggggcatatgtgagcatgatgctgcactcgttaatgggagcggaggccccggcgggtccgttggaggtggagggagcataccgagtgatggcgcgaggaccgagagcaggagaaatttccagagccatagtggtgagattcctccggtttaaggatagagaaatggtccttagatgggcgaagaaaactcggagcagtaaatgggagaaagcggtgatccgcgtttatcaagactggagtgcggaggtggcgagaaggagggcgagctttaatcgggccaaggcggtgcttcataaaaagaagataaaatttggaatgctgcaaccggcaagaatgtgggtcacatatcgagggaggcaccactactttgagacggcggatgaagcgtggacttttattgtggaagaaaaactggaatga
- the LOC140418556 gene encoding uncharacterized protein isoform X1 codes for MEKPLICGDSGKGYRVPSELETHRRSHTGERLFTCSQCGKEFIDSSTLLRHQRVHTGEKPFTCSQCGKGFIDSSTLLRHQRVHTGERPFTCSQCGKGFTQLSSLQTHQRVHTGERPFTCFRCGKGFIDSSTLRRHQRVHTGERPFTCAQCGKGFIDSFNLCKHQQIHIGERPFTCSKCGKGFAQLSTLQRHQRVHTVVRPFTCSQCGKGFIDSSTLLRHQRVHTGERPFTCSQCGKGFIDSSTLLRHQRVHTGERPFTCSQCGKGFTQLSSLQTHQRVHTGERPFTCSRCGKGFIHSSNLLRHQRIHTGERPFTCSQCGKGFTWLSSLQRHQRVHTGERPFTCSQCGKGFIHSSNLRRHHRVHTGEKPFTCSPCGKGFTQLSSLQTHQRVHTGERPFTCS; via the coding sequence atggagaaaccgttgaTATGCGGGGACtctgggaagggatacagagtcccatcagagctggagactcatcgacgcagtcacactggggagaggttgttcacctgctctcagtgtgggaaagaattcattgattcatccaccctgctgagacaccagcgagttcacactggggagaagccattcacctgctctcagtgtgggaagggattcattgattcatccaccttgctgagacatcagcgagttcacactggggaaagaccgttcacctgctctcagtgtggcaagggattcactcagttatccagcctgcagacacaccagcgggttcacactggggagaggccattcacctgctttcggtgcgggaagggattcattgattcatccaccctgcggagacatcagcgagttcacactggggagagaccgttcacctgcgctcagtgtgggaagggattcattgattcattcaACCTGTGtaaacatcagcaaattcacattggggagagaccgttcacctgctctaagtgtgggaagggattcgcgcagttatccaccctgcagagacaccagcgagttcacactgtggtgaggccattcacttgctctcagtgtgggaagggattcattgattcatccaccctgctgagacaccagcgagttcacacaggggagaggccattcacctgctctcagtgtgggaagggattcattgattcatccaccctgctgagacatcagcgagttcacactggggagagaccgttcacctgctctcagtgcggcaagggattcactcagttatccagtctgcagacacaccagcgagttcacactggggagaggccattcacctgctctcggtgtgggaagggattcattcattcatccaacctgctgagacatcagcgaattcacactggggagcgaccattcacctgctctcagtgtgggaagggattcacttggttatccagtctgcagagacatcagcgagttcacactggggagaggccattcacttgctctcagtgtgggaagggattcattcattcatccaacctgcggagacaccaccgagttcacactggggagaagccattcacctgctctccgtgtgggaagggattcactcagttatccagtctgcagacacaccagcgagttcacactggggagaggccgttcacctgctcttag